A stretch of Elgaria multicarinata webbii isolate HBS135686 ecotype San Diego chromosome 5, rElgMul1.1.pri, whole genome shotgun sequence DNA encodes these proteins:
- the PANX1 gene encoding pannexin-1 isoform X2 — MSCFSPSSFSWRQAAYVDSYCWAAVQQKQLSQSDSGHLPLWLHKFFPYILLLVAILLYLPCLFWRFTAAPHLCSDLKFIMEELDKAYNRAIKAANSCRNGDMRDSVGSVPAVNENIAQSFWEISDSYFKYPIVEQYLKTKKGSKSLIIKYIVCRLLTLTIVLLACLYLGYYISLSSMTDEFICNIKTGILKNDTTVPERFQCKLIAVGIFQLLSYINIIVYLLLTPLVIYALLVPFRQSSDILQVYELLPTFDVLKIKTKRYDDLSLYLLFLEENVSELKSYKCLKVLENLKGSGERFDALQLLMNLGSIKMDAVDGRLPPVKPDCGKKTEAEVANNATELQDLAKPTSSGEEARTVQEDGKLRQRLLDSSC, encoded by the exons ATGAGCTGCTTTTCTCCAAGTTCATTTTCTTGGCGCCAGGCTGCTTACGTGGATTCCTACTGCTGGGCAGCAGTGCAGCAAAAGCAGCTTTCCCAGAGTGACTCGGGTCACCTTCCACTCTGGCTCCATAAG TTTTTCCCATACATCCTTCTGCTAGTTGCAATCTTACTGTACCTGCCCTGTCTCTTCTGGCGCTTCACCGCAGCACCCCACCTTTGTTCAGACCTGAAATTTATTATGGAAGAACTCGACAAGGCCTATAACAGAGCAATCAAAGCCGCGAACAGCTGCCGTAATGGTGACATGAGGGACTCTGTCGGCTCAGTACCAGCTGTTAATGAGAACATAGCTCAGAG tttTTGGGAGATATCTGACAGCTACTTTAAGTATCCTATTGTGGAACAGTACCTGAAAACAAAGAAAGGCTCCAAGAGCTTAATAATCAAGTATATTGTTTGCCGTTTGCTAACGCTGACCATCGTTCTGTTGGCTTGCCTCTACCTGGGCTATTATATCAGTCTTTCCTCAATGACCGATGAGTTTATCTGCAACATCAAAACCGGGATATTAAAGAATGACACAACTGTTCCAGAACGGTTTCAGTGCAAACTGATCGCCGTCGGTATCTTCCAGCTACTCAGTTATATCAACATTATCGTGTACTTGCTGCTCACGCCTCTCGTGATTTACGCGTTGCTGGTGCCGTTCAGGCAGAGCTCGGACATCCTGCAAGTGTACGAGCTTTTGCCAACCTTTGACGTTCTCAAAATCAAAACCAAGCGCTACGATGACTTGAGCCTCTACCTCCTCTTCCTTGAGGAAAATGTGAGCGAGCTCAAATCGTACAAGTGCCTCAAAGTTCTGGAGAACCTGAAAGGCAGCGGAGAGCGGTTTGATGCCTTGCAGCTGCTGATGAACCTGGGTTCAATTAAAATGGATGCTGTCGATGGCAGGTTGCCCCCAGTCAAACCGGACTGTGGAAAGAAAACTGAAGCTGAAGTGGCAAACAATGCAACAGAATTACAAG ATTTGGCAAAGCCCACATCGTCAGGCGAGGAAGCCAGAACCGTTCAAGAAGATGGCAAGCTTCGCCAGAGATTGCTGGATTCTTCTTGCTGA